In bacterium, the genomic window ATAATATGAATTCATTGTGATGCAACCCTTTTGTCATATTCTCAGGGTGAGCGAGTACTCTGGCCCCCTCCCGATTGCATTGCTGCTTTGCAGAAGTTGAATTCGAAAAGCAAGGCGCATTGCCTCATATTTGTGCGGCAATGATCACCACTGGCCTGCAGAAAAAAATGCGCAGAGCCGTCTGCCCGAGTCCAACCGCGAATCGTGATTCGCGTGGAGGAGCAGACTACTCTGCGCATGTCGATTTCCACCAACCGGTTTGTGCTCGCGCCGGCGCAGCGGCCAGGTTCACCGGCTGCCCCGCGTTCAGGTGCCGCTGGTCTCGCTGTGATAGGCTTCCATCGGCGGGCAGGCGCACACCAGGTTGCGATCGCCATAGGCATTGTTGATGCGGCCGACTGCCGGCCAGAACTTGTGCTGCCGCAGCCACGGCGCCGGGAATGCGGCCTTTTCGCGGCTGTACGGCATTTGCCAGTTGTCGGCGACCACCACGGCGGCGGTGTGCGGCGCATTCACCAACACATTGTTGCCCCGTGCCGCGCTGTCTTGCTCGATCTCTTGGATTTCCGCCTTGATCGCAATCAGCGCCTCGCAGAACCGGTCAAGCTCGGCCTTGGATTCGCTTTCGGTCGGTTCGATCATCAGCGTCCCGGCCACGGGAAAGGAAACGGTGGGTGCGTGAAAGCCGTAGTCCATCAGGCGTTTCGCGATGTCTTCCACTTCGATGCCGGCGCTGCTCTTGAAGCCGCGCATGTCCAGAATGAACTCGTGGGCCACGCGGCCGTTGCCGCCCTTGTACAAAACCGGGAAATACTTCTGCAGCCGATGCGCCATGTAATTGGCGTTGAGGATCGCCATCTTGGTGGCCATGGTCAAACCCTCGCCGCCCATCATCGCGATGTAAGTCCACGAGATCACCAAAATGTTGGGGCTGCCCCAGGGCGCGGCGGAGACCGGCCCGATGCCCTTCTCGCCGCCGGTCGAGATCACTGGATGCGTGGGCAAAAACGGCGCGAGATGCGCGGCCACGCCGATCGGGCCCATCCCTGGGCCGCCGCCGCCGTGCGGAATGCAGAAGGTTTTGTGCAAATTCAGATGGCAAACATCCGCTCCCAGTTCCGCCGGCCGGCACAAGCCCAACTGCGCATTGAGATTCGCGCCGTCCATGTAAACTTGTCCGCCGTTTTTGTGAATCACCTCGCAAATGTCCTTGATCGCCTCTTCGAAGACACCGTGGGTCGAAGGATAGGTCACCATCAACGCCGCCAGGCGGTCACGCTGCTGTTCCGCCTTGGCTTTCAAGTCCGCGAAATCGATGTTGCCCTGCTCATCGCAGCGCACCACCACCACCTGAAAGCCCGCCATCACGGCGCTGGCGGGATTGGTGCCGTGCGCGGATTGCGGGATCAAACAAACGTCGCGGTGTTGCTCGCCGCGGTCGCGATGATAGGCGCGAATCACCAGCAGGCCGGTGTATTCACCCTGCGCACCGGCATTGGGCTGCAATGAAATCGCATGGAAGCCGGTGGCTTCCGCCAGCCAGGTTTCGAGTTGGTGAAACAACTCCTGATAGCCCGCGGCTTGCTCAACCGGCGCAAAGGGGTGCAGCTTGCTGAACTCCGGCCAGCTCACCGGAAACATTTCGCTGGTGGCGTTGAGCTTCATCGTGCACGAGCCGAGCGGAATCATGCTGGTGGTGAGGGAGAGATCCTTGGACTCCAGCCGGCGCACGTAGCGCAGCATTTCGGTTTCGGAATGGTACTGGTTGAAGACGGGATGCTGCAGGAAAGCCGTATGGCGCGGCATTCGGCCGGCATAGCCCGACGGCGCCGCGGCCGCCACCTCGGCCACCGTGAATTTCGGCGCGCGCTCGAGCGCAAATATCTTGATCAATTCCGCCACCTCTTCGGCGCTGGAAATCTGATCCAGCGACAGGCCGAGCGAGCCGTCATCATACTTGCGGAAATTGAAGCGCTGCGCATCGGCCGCCGCGAGAATTTTGGGCAGCGCGCTCTGCCCGATCTCCACGCGAATGGTATCGAAGAAATCATCATGATAAAGCCGGTAGCCCAGGCGCTTGAGACTGAGCGCCAGCACTTTAGTCATGTTGTGAATGCGGGTGGCGATGCGCTGGAGGCCGCGCGGGCCGTGGTAAACGGCATACATGCCCGCCATCACCGCGAGCAGCACCTGTGCCGTGCAGATGTTGGAAGTGGCCTTTTCCCGGCGAATATGCTGCTCGCGCGTTTGCAGCGCCATGCGCAGCGCCGGCCGGCCGTGGGCATCGATCGACACGCCGATGATGCGACCCGGCATCAGCCGTTTGAACTCATCGCGGACCGCAAAGAAAGCGGCGTGCGGGCCGCCATAGCCGAGCGGCACTCCAAAGCGCTGCGAGTTGCCGACGGCGGCGTCCGCGCCGAACTCGCCGGGCGGGGTGAGCAGCACCAGGCTCATGAGATCGGCTGCAACCGCCACCAAGGCGCCGGCGGCGTGGGCGCGCCGGCAGAATTCGCGGTAGTCGTAAACTGCGCCGTCGCTCGCCGGATATTGCAGCAGCGCCCCGAACACCTCCGGCGTGAATTCGAACTTCTCGTGGTCACCGACGATGATCTCGATGCCGAGCGGCAGCGCGCGGGTCTTGATCACCGCGATGTTTTGCGGATGGCAATCCTGCGAGACGAAAAAGCGGCCGCCGGCCGGCTCATGCTTGGCGCGATAAAACGTGGTCATGGCTTCTGCGGCGGCGGTGGCCTCGTCCAGTAGCGAGGCATTCGCCACCGGCAACCCGGTGAGGTCGATCACCATCGTTTGAAAATTCAGCAGCGCCTCGAGCCGGCCCTGGGCAATCTCGGCTTGATAGGGCGTGTATTGCGTGTACCAGCCGGGATTCTCCAGAAGGTTGCGTTGAATGACCGGCGGGGTGATGGTATCCGAGTATCCCATGCCGATGAGCGAGCGGTAGATCTTGTTTTTTTCCGCGATGGATCTGAGCTGGGTGGTGACTTCGTACTCAGTACGAATTGCGTCCAGTTCGAGCGGCCGCGCGGTGCGCAGGTGAGCGGGCACCACGGTTGCAATGAAAGCTTCCAATGAGGGGAGATGCAGGGCTTTGAGCATGGCGGCGGTCTCTTCCTCGCTTGGTCCGATATGGCGGCGCAGGAAGGCGCTGGTACGGGATAGATCGATCGGCATGGGGTCACGCTCCTTCTCAAGTATATCGTCAAAGCGGGAAGAAGATGGCGGATAAGCACATCATTGCGCCGGCAGCATAACAAATTAACCCGTCAATTTCAAGGGCAGGCTTGACTAATTCCGGCGCGTGAATTACTTTGCGTGCCCTTTCATATTTGTTCAGCAGAAATTCGCCCGGCGGCAGCGGCGTTGCAATCTGCCCGCCGGTTGCGGCGGAAGCCGCGCGACACAACGTAAATCACAAGGCAGCAGGAACACTGCCGGAGGTTTCTTTTGAAGAGATATTTATTGATTTGGGTGGCAGGCTTGCTGGGTGCGAGCGCGGCCGGCTTGCAGGCGCATCAAATCAACAGCAGCTATGCCACGCTCACCGTGCAACCGAACGAAATCACCCTGACACTGACTTTCGATCTCAATGATCTCGAACGAGTCTTCCCGCTCGATCGCAATCAAGACGGCGTCACCGACCGGGAGGAATTGCTGCAAGCCATGCCGGAGTTGCAGGCTTACGTTGCCGGGCACTTCAACCTGGCGTTGGGCTACACCGCGGCCACGCTGACGGAACAGCCGGCGGGCTTCCATCAGGATGAATTCGGCAACGTGTTCATTGATTTCACCTTCAGCACGCGGGTTTCACCGCCGCCGGCAGAATTGGCGCTGAGCGTGGACTTCTTCGAGAAATTCGGCGCGGCCCACCTGACGCTGGCGAAAGCGGTGGCTGGCGATACCGTGCAGACGGCGGTGCTGAGCCGGGAACAGCCACGCTATCGCTTTCGCCCCGGCGGCCCGGTTTCTCTGTTGGCGCAGTTGGCG contains:
- the gcvP gene encoding aminomethyl-transferring glycine dehydrogenase; the encoded protein is MPIDLSRTSAFLRRHIGPSEEETAAMLKALHLPSLEAFIATVVPAHLRTARPLELDAIRTEYEVTTQLRSIAEKNKIYRSLIGMGYSDTITPPVIQRNLLENPGWYTQYTPYQAEIAQGRLEALLNFQTMVIDLTGLPVANASLLDEATAAAEAMTTFYRAKHEPAGGRFFVSQDCHPQNIAVIKTRALPLGIEIIVGDHEKFEFTPEVFGALLQYPASDGAVYDYREFCRRAHAAGALVAVAADLMSLVLLTPPGEFGADAAVGNSQRFGVPLGYGGPHAAFFAVRDEFKRLMPGRIIGVSIDAHGRPALRMALQTREQHIRREKATSNICTAQVLLAVMAGMYAVYHGPRGLQRIATRIHNMTKVLALSLKRLGYRLYHDDFFDTIRVEIGQSALPKILAAADAQRFNFRKYDDGSLGLSLDQISSAEEVAELIKIFALERAPKFTVAEVAAAAPSGYAGRMPRHTAFLQHPVFNQYHSETEMLRYVRRLESKDLSLTTSMIPLGSCTMKLNATSEMFPVSWPEFSKLHPFAPVEQAAGYQELFHQLETWLAEATGFHAISLQPNAGAQGEYTGLLVIRAYHRDRGEQHRDVCLIPQSAHGTNPASAVMAGFQVVVVRCDEQGNIDFADLKAKAEQQRDRLAALMVTYPSTHGVFEEAIKDICEVIHKNGGQVYMDGANLNAQLGLCRPAELGADVCHLNLHKTFCIPHGGGGPGMGPIGVAAHLAPFLPTHPVISTGGEKGIGPVSAAPWGSPNILVISWTYIAMMGGEGLTMATKMAILNANYMAHRLQKYFPVLYKGGNGRVAHEFILDMRGFKSSAGIEVEDIAKRLMDYGFHAPTVSFPVAGTLMIEPTESESKAELDRFCEALIAIKAEIQEIEQDSAARGNNVLVNAPHTAAVVVADNWQMPYSREKAAFPAPWLRQHKFWPAVGRINNAYGDRNLVCACPPMEAYHSETSGT